From Oryzias melastigma strain HK-1 linkage group LG15, ASM292280v2, whole genome shotgun sequence, one genomic window encodes:
- the pcgf6 gene encoding polycomb group RING finger protein 6 yields MSAPSGRWNNEGSTNVSGNDSDDETKLPLNQFYPYIRCGLCCGFLIDASTITECLHTFCKSCIVKHFFHTNRCPTCSIVVHQTQPLYNVRPDRQLQDIVYKMVPFLEELERKQICNFYKKRGLPVPKPVVPSPQGPVVVKRQKRDSFPLPVFTIPPELDVSLLLEFVGAEEGICDFKPLERKYVCVSGEATVRHVELFIRKKMELTSTCQVDMVCGDHLLDHYQSLRDIQKSVGKEALQDGLLVLHFGLVLPSQS; encoded by the exons ATGTCTGCTCCATCTGGTCGTTGGAATAATGAAGGGTCCACAAATGTATCAGGGAACGACTCAGACGACGAG ACTAAGCTCCCTCTCAACCAGTTCTATCCATACATCCGTTGTGGCCTCTGCTGTGGATTCCTCATCGATGCCAGCACCATCACAGAGTGCCTGCACACAT TTTGCAAAAGCTGCATCGTGAAGCATTTCTTCCACACTAACAGATGCCCCACATGCAGCATCGTGGTCCATCAGACACAGCCTCTGTACAACGTCAG ACCTGACAGGCAGCTGCAGGATATCGTTTACAAAATGGTTCCTTTCCTGGAAGAAC ttgaaagaaaacaaatatgtaatTTCTACAAGAAAAGAGGTCTCCCCGTACCCAAACCAG TGGTCCCCTCCCCTCAGGGTCCCGTTGTAgtgaagagacagaaaaggGACAGCTTTCCTCTGCCTGTGTTCACCATCCCTCCTGAGCTGGACGTGTCTCTACTCCTGGAGTTTGTTGG aGCAGAAGAGGGAATCTGTGATTTTAAG ccaCTAGAGAGGAAGTACGTGTGCGTGTCGGGGGAGGCCACGGTCCGCCATGTGGAGCTGTTCATCAGGAAGAAGATGGAGCTGACTTCAACCTGCCAG GTGGATATGGTTTGTGGAGATCACCTTCTGGATCATTACCAGTCACTGAGAGACATACAGAAGTCTGTTGGAAAAGAGGCTCTACAG GACGGTCTGCTGGTTCTACACTTTGGTTTGGTCCTGCCCTCCCAGTCCTGA